In one Cyclopterus lumpus isolate fCycLum1 chromosome 22, fCycLum1.pri, whole genome shotgun sequence genomic region, the following are encoded:
- the LOC117751635 gene encoding extensin-like, with the protein MWFSLNGGREKDVGERESEGARRPTPESPTPDTREPDARHPRARRPTPESPTPESPTPDTREPDTLEPDARHPRARRPTPESPTPDTREPDTRHPTPESPTPDTREPDTLEPDARHPRARRPTPESPTPDTREPDTRHPTPPRARRPTPESRRPTPERPDARHPRARRPTPESPTPDARHPRARRPTPESPTPDTREPDARHPRARRPTPESPTPDTREPDARHPRARHPRARGPTPESPTPESPTPDTREPDTRHPRAQHPTPDTRHPRARHPRARHPRARRPTPESPTPDTREPESPTPESPTPNTRHPTPDTPTPESPTPNTRHPTPDTPTPESPTPNT; encoded by the exons ATGTGGTTTTCTCTCAATGGCGGTCGGGAGAAAGACGTGGGCGAGCGAGAGAGCGAAGG AGCCCGACGCCCGACACCCGAGAGCCCGACGCCCGACACCCGAGAGCCCGACGCCCGACACCCGAGAGCCCGACGCCCGACACCCGAGAGCCCGACACCCGAGAGCCCGACGCCCGACACCCGAGAGCCCGACACCCTAGAGCCCGACGCCCGACACCCGAGAGCCCGACGCCCGACACCCGAGAGCCCGACGCCCGACACCCGAGAGCCCGACACCCGACACCCGACACCCGAGAGCCCGACGCCCGACACCAGAGAGCCCGACACCCTAGAGCCCGACGCCCGACACCCGAGAGCCCGACGCCCGACACCCGAGAGCCCGACACCCGACACCCGAGAGCCCGACACCCGACACCCGACACCCCCGAGAGCCCGACGCCCGACACCCGAGAGCCGACGCCCGACACCCGAGAGGCCCGACGCCCGACACCCGAGAGCCCGACGCCCGACACCCGAGAGCCCGACGCCCGACGCCCGACACCCGAGAGCCCGACGCCCGACACCCGAGAGCCCGACGCCCGACACCCGAGAGCCCGACGCCCGACACCCGAGAGCCCGACGCCCGACACCCGAGAGCCCGACGCCCGACACCCGAGAGCCCGACGCCCGACACCCGAGAGCCCGACACCCGAGAGCCCGAGGCCCGACACCCGAGAGCCCGACACCCGAGAGCCCGACGCCCGACACCCGAGAGCCCGACACCCGACACCCGAGAGCCCAACACCCGACACCCGACACCCGACACCCGAGAGCCCGACACCCGAGAGCCCGACACCCGAGAGCCCGACGCCCGACACCCGAGAGCCCGACACCCGACACCCGAGAGCCCGAGAGCCCGACACCCGAGAGCCCGACACCTAACACCCGACACCCGACACCCGACACCCCGACACCCGAGAGCCCGACACCTAACACCCGACACCCGACACCCGACACCCCGACACCCGAGAGCCCGACACCCAACACCTGA